In Dyadobacter sp. NIV53, a single window of DNA contains:
- a CDS encoding tRNA-binding protein — protein MNTISWQDFENVDLRAGTIIRVEDFPKARKPAFKLWIDLGEEIGIKQSSAQITARYTKDDLLNKQVLCVVNFPVKQIADFKSEVLTTGFILPDGEVILASPDFAVANGTRLA, from the coding sequence ATGAATACCATCTCCTGGCAGGATTTTGAAAATGTGGACCTTAGGGCCGGAACGATCATTCGCGTTGAAGATTTTCCGAAAGCAAGAAAACCCGCATTTAAGCTCTGGATTGATCTGGGGGAAGAAATTGGAATCAAACAAAGTTCTGCCCAAATTACTGCGCGTTATACAAAAGACGATTTGCTGAACAAACAGGTTTTGTGTGTTGTCAACTTTCCGGTAAAGCAAATTGCTGATTTTAAATCCGAAGTACTAACAACCGGTTTTATTCTGCCTGATGGTGAAGTAATTCTCGCCAGTCCGGATTTTGCAGTAGCCAACGGAACCAGGCTGGCCTAA
- a CDS encoding ATP-binding protein, translated as MRFLNKIIFIESAKVRYAEVAIDGNVHFIGTQGVGKSTALRAILFFYNADKMKLGIEKSKDSFDEYYFPKGNSSIIYEVMRETGPYCILAYKSQGRASFRFLDGAFKMENFIDENRTPREWESIRNSLTRNGSHYSRKIDRYEEYRDILYGNNKGLDSELRKFALIESRQYQNIPRTIQNVFLNSKLDAEFIKQTIIMSLNEEDVKIPLDNYDLHLRNFDTQLADINKWTEKNKAGDITVRKQAEKIARLHAEIRFLNQEKQETAIQLFQTYEGEQKDLPELERQLSGEEAKFQILSKKAGELADRFQTKREDIQKVINYLDSDLKKAKRKADEYERLNITGIIQRVSKKQDSEREQKRLLDEKELLSLKFREISNRYDALITQQNNALAGFENEIQARKHGLQTSLLQFKNDINDQYRALFEEIRKQNKIALETALNTVDQKKEVIQELKLQKQKAQLERYFEKETELVKAEIGTLEQKIKAASVDIADYKKQVETYQKQWELDTKREELIFGTKAGKLKQEADQFVMAIAAIDIKLAQDKDSLYGWLSDNVPGWELTIGKVIDEEKVLFQTGLSPELVSGNDSMFGIKIDLDEINKTVKTVADYQREKSQVQKKSEANSISLNALNEQKKEDADKLKRKYQPKIKELKDAGYQAEYELEKSKDDLQKNEVNLTGLITKATTEKAKVIQEIEQDLVIATEELLKEQAHYNNIESNVQKQIDNKEKEQKKKVFAEEQLIAEKITELNAEILTKKKQSAERIAELKQQQNDDLKRGGAETERISGIDHALDSIKKELDYIEANRDIVAEYNKDKRELFDNVDSFKADKKLKESQLETEKEKYELQRKKLKLDIDNLNIVLNGLKSRISTIKDGLKTFEEFRLTENYTEISMYSIQLQKPVKDRPDLKALIDLINAKIYTLQNRFSELQAAGNKFLSNFSPNNIFDFKTNLSDRDEFITFAEMLYEFLEEDKISQYEKRVNERFATLIRQIGKETTELVSKEGEIQKVITDINGDFEDRNFAGVIKSIKLRLSGSQNRIVTLLLAIKNFNDEHALSLGAANLFSTVDSDVQNKKAIDLLKDFAKEIMNRKEKEISLSDSFELQFRIVENDNDSGWVEKLANVGSEGTDILVKAMINIMLLNVFKDNASRKFKDFRLHCMMDEIGKLHPNNVKGILKFANDRNILLINSSPTSYNASDYRYTYLLSKDSRSITNIKRLIKKGTDL; from the coding sequence ATGAGATTCCTGAATAAAATCATTTTTATTGAAAGTGCCAAAGTCAGATATGCCGAAGTGGCGATAGATGGAAATGTCCATTTTATTGGTACACAAGGAGTTGGAAAAAGCACAGCATTACGGGCGATTTTGTTTTTCTACAATGCCGATAAAATGAAACTGGGCATTGAAAAGAGTAAGGATTCTTTTGATGAATATTATTTTCCAAAAGGCAACTCCTCCATTATTTACGAAGTGATGCGCGAAACCGGCCCTTATTGCATTCTTGCGTACAAATCGCAGGGAAGAGCAAGTTTCCGGTTTCTGGACGGAGCCTTTAAAATGGAAAATTTTATAGATGAAAACAGGACACCAAGGGAATGGGAAAGTATCCGTAACAGCCTGACGCGTAATGGAAGCCATTATTCAAGAAAAATTGATCGCTATGAAGAATACCGCGACATTTTGTATGGAAACAACAAAGGCCTGGATTCGGAACTGAGGAAGTTTGCACTGATAGAAAGCCGCCAGTACCAGAATATTCCGCGTACTATTCAAAATGTATTTCTGAACTCCAAACTGGATGCCGAGTTTATCAAGCAAACCATCATTATGTCTCTGAATGAAGAAGATGTAAAGATCCCGCTTGACAATTACGACCTGCATCTCCGCAATTTTGACACGCAACTCGCCGATATTAACAAGTGGACTGAGAAAAATAAGGCGGGTGATATAACGGTAAGGAAGCAGGCTGAAAAAATTGCCCGATTACATGCGGAAATCAGGTTTTTAAATCAGGAAAAACAGGAAACTGCTATTCAGTTGTTTCAGACCTATGAAGGTGAGCAAAAGGATTTACCGGAACTGGAAAGACAATTATCAGGTGAAGAAGCTAAATTCCAGATATTGTCCAAAAAAGCCGGAGAACTTGCAGATAGATTTCAAACAAAAAGAGAAGATATCCAAAAAGTTATCAATTATCTGGACAGCGACCTGAAAAAGGCAAAACGTAAAGCAGATGAATATGAAAGATTAAACATAACCGGCATTATTCAACGCGTATCCAAAAAACAGGACTCGGAACGGGAACAAAAAAGATTACTGGACGAAAAGGAATTGCTTTCCTTAAAATTCAGGGAAATAAGCAATCGTTATGATGCACTGATAACGCAGCAGAATAATGCGCTTGCGGGTTTTGAGAATGAAATACAAGCCCGTAAACATGGATTGCAAACCTCATTACTACAATTTAAAAATGATATAAATGACCAATACAGGGCACTATTTGAGGAAATAAGAAAGCAGAATAAAATAGCGCTGGAAACTGCCTTGAATACGGTAGATCAAAAGAAAGAGGTTATTCAGGAACTGAAACTTCAAAAGCAAAAAGCGCAGTTAGAACGGTATTTTGAAAAAGAAACAGAGTTGGTGAAAGCTGAGATCGGCACGTTAGAACAAAAAATTAAAGCTGCTTCTGTAGATATTGCTGATTATAAAAAACAGGTAGAAACATACCAAAAGCAATGGGAACTGGATACGAAAAGGGAAGAACTTATTTTTGGCACAAAAGCAGGAAAACTAAAACAGGAAGCAGATCAGTTTGTAATGGCTATTGCTGCTATTGATATTAAACTGGCACAGGACAAAGATTCATTATACGGCTGGCTGAGCGACAATGTACCGGGCTGGGAATTGACAATAGGGAAGGTAATAGATGAAGAAAAAGTGTTGTTTCAAACCGGGCTTTCGCCGGAATTGGTATCGGGGAATGATTCCATGTTCGGTATTAAGATAGACCTGGATGAAATAAACAAAACAGTTAAAACAGTTGCTGATTATCAGCGTGAAAAATCTCAGGTTCAGAAAAAATCAGAAGCGAACAGTATTAGTCTGAATGCACTGAATGAGCAGAAAAAGGAGGACGCGGATAAGTTGAAAAGAAAATACCAGCCAAAAATAAAGGAACTGAAAGATGCAGGTTATCAGGCAGAATATGAGCTGGAAAAATCAAAAGATGATTTACAGAAAAATGAAGTAAACCTTACCGGATTAATAACAAAAGCCACAACCGAAAAAGCAAAAGTTATTCAGGAAATTGAGCAGGATCTGGTAATTGCAACAGAAGAATTATTGAAAGAACAGGCGCATTATAACAATATTGAATCGAATGTCCAGAAGCAAATAGATAACAAGGAGAAGGAACAGAAGAAAAAAGTATTTGCAGAAGAACAACTGATAGCAGAAAAAATTACAGAATTAAACGCTGAAATATTAACAAAAAAGAAACAAAGTGCTGAAAGGATAGCGGAGTTAAAACAACAGCAAAATGATGATCTGAAACGTGGCGGAGCTGAAACGGAACGTATTTCCGGAATTGATCATGCACTGGATAGCATTAAAAAAGAACTTGATTATATAGAAGCAAACAGGGATATAGTAGCGGAATACAATAAAGACAAACGCGAGCTTTTTGATAATGTGGACAGTTTTAAAGCAGACAAGAAACTGAAAGAAAGCCAGTTGGAAACAGAAAAGGAAAAATATGAATTGCAGCGAAAAAAATTAAAACTGGATATTGATAATTTAAATATTGTTCTGAATGGCTTGAAAAGCCGGATTTCCACTATTAAAGATGGCCTCAAAACTTTTGAAGAATTCCGGCTAACTGAAAATTACACAGAGATATCCATGTACAGTATTCAACTACAAAAACCTGTAAAAGACAGGCCGGACCTTAAAGCGCTGATTGATTTAATAAACGCTAAAATATATACCTTACAAAACCGGTTCAGCGAGTTGCAGGCAGCAGGAAATAAGTTTCTAAGTAATTTTTCTCCCAATAATATTTTTGATTTTAAAACAAACCTGAGTGACAGGGATGAATTTATAACGTTTGCCGAAATGCTATATGAATTTCTGGAAGAAGATAAAATTTCTCAATATGAAAAGCGTGTCAATGAGCGCTTTGCAACTTTAATCAGGCAAATTGGCAAGGAGACAACGGAACTGGTTTCCAAAGAAGGTGAGATTCAAAAAGTAATTACGGATATCAACGGTGATTTTGAAGATCGCAATTTTGCCGGTGTTATCAAAAGTATAAAATTACGGCTTTCCGGCAGTCAGAATAGAATTGTGACTTTGTTACTGGCCATCAAAAACTTCAATGACGAACATGCTTTAAGCCTTGGCGCAGCTAATTTGTTTTCAACGGTTGACAGCGATGTTCAAAATAAAAAGGCAATTGATCTGTTGAAAGATTTTGCAAAAGAAATCATGAACAGGAAAGAAAAAGAGATCAGCCTTTCCGATTCATTTGAATTGCAATTCCGCATTGTGGAAAATGATAACGACAGCGGCTGGGTTGAAAAACTTGCCAATGTGGGTTCGGAAGGAACAGATATTCTGGTGAAAGCGATGATCAATATTATGCTGCTGAATGTTTTTAAGGATAATGCATCCAGAAAATTTAAGGATTTCAGGCTGCATTGTATGATGGATGAAATTGGCAAATTGCATCCGAACAATGTCAAAGGAATTTTGAAATTTGCAAATGACCGGAATATATTACTTATCAATAGCTCTCCAACTTCTTATAATGCAAGCGATTACCGTTATACATATCTTTTATCCAAAGACAGCAGAAGTATTACCAATATCAAACGGCTTATTAAAAAAGGAACTGATTTATGA
- a CDS encoding condensin complex protein MksE: MHLPKQTSDIFELMNKGQFICSNSTDDKLRKLYTVIDENFDDLYDYFIAINFILEKGDEYFMFTRKENKTDLERKLEAAFKWIDILDFFKTFDNSFGSGYRFSPSDILVKLSVDADLKIKLEGLKKYTPGKEKHADIIDKILDILEKDNFIDLENEISTSYKALASFNYMEQLILSINIPETVVNEIPE, translated from the coding sequence ATGCATTTACCCAAACAGACTTCCGACATATTCGAATTAATGAACAAGGGGCAGTTTATATGTTCCAATAGTACGGATGACAAGCTGCGAAAATTATATACGGTGATCGATGAAAACTTTGATGATCTATATGATTATTTTATCGCCATCAATTTCATTTTGGAAAAAGGTGACGAGTATTTCATGTTTACCAGAAAGGAGAATAAAACGGATCTGGAACGGAAACTGGAAGCCGCTTTCAAATGGATAGATATCCTGGATTTTTTCAAAACCTTTGATAATTCTTTTGGCTCAGGCTACCGGTTTTCACCATCCGATATTCTGGTAAAATTATCTGTTGATGCCGATTTAAAGATCAAACTGGAAGGCTTGAAAAAGTACACACCAGGAAAAGAAAAACACGCTGACATTATTGACAAGATCCTTGATATTCTGGAAAAAGACAATTTTATTGATCTTGAAAACGAAATATCCACTTCTTACAAAGCTCTTGCTTCTTTCAATTACATGGAGCAATTAATATTATCCATCAACATTCCCGAAACGGTAGTCAATGAGATTCCTGAATAA
- a CDS encoding Uma2 family endonuclease: MQTTTLVTREEYFDLLAKSDVKLEYHSGEIIAMAGAQPAHNRICITLARALENCLESGSCMILNSDQLIKIEECQKYSFPDLVIVCKKPIYEKSPQGIDALENPEIIIEVLSDSTESYDRLEKFDCYKTIPSFREYVLVSSKKKKVEVIKKLSDAEWLSHTYTEKDEKILINECYILLADIYNKVELPGQEIIPAS, from the coding sequence ATGCAAACAACAACACTTGTGACCCGCGAAGAATACTTTGATTTACTGGCAAAATCTGATGTGAAACTTGAATATCATTCAGGTGAAATAATTGCTATGGCTGGTGCGCAACCTGCTCATAACCGAATTTGTATAACATTGGCAAGGGCACTAGAAAATTGTTTAGAGTCAGGTAGTTGTATGATTTTAAACAGTGATCAGTTAATTAAAATAGAAGAATGCCAAAAATATTCGTTTCCGGATTTAGTAATTGTGTGCAAAAAGCCCATCTACGAAAAATCGCCGCAAGGAATAGATGCGCTCGAAAATCCTGAAATTATCATAGAAGTTTTATCCGATTCAACGGAAAGCTACGACCGGTTAGAAAAATTTGATTGTTATAAAACAATCCCTTCTTTTCGGGAATATGTATTGGTTTCTTCCAAAAAGAAGAAAGTTGAGGTGATTAAGAAATTAAGCGATGCCGAATGGCTGAGCCATACGTATACGGAAAAGGATGAGAAAATATTGATCAATGAATGTTATATTTTGCTTGCAGATATTTATAACAAAGTAGAATTGCCCGGTCAGGAAATCATTCCCGCTTCATAG
- a CDS encoding heavy-metal-associated domain-containing protein, with protein METLKFKTNIKCGGCIAAVTPYLNADENIEKWGVDLESADRILTVETGHSAGEVTGLLKKAGYNAEEIA; from the coding sequence ATGGAGACGTTGAAATTCAAAACCAATATAAAATGCGGCGGCTGTATTGCAGCTGTAACACCATATTTGAATGCCGACGAGAATATCGAAAAATGGGGTGTGGATCTGGAAAGTGCTGACCGCATCCTGACAGTTGAAACGGGTCATTCTGCCGGGGAAGTAACCGGACTTTTGAAAAAAGCAGGTTACAACGCAGAGGAAATCGCCTGA
- a CDS encoding HYC_CC_PP family protein yields MHQSLTIFMAFLILLSSTGFGLIEHACMMRGKSVKFVTENKTDTVKAVSSCCAKSKALKESKGTIFKKTSCCKENQKFEKLDVTSSFSQMLTKSFKAMTDGVLWSSKAFVFIISEWILPSSFESTRAISFSSLFHGRSMLSFIQSFLI; encoded by the coding sequence ATCCATCAATCACTCACCATCTTTATGGCCTTTCTGATACTGCTGAGCAGTACCGGATTCGGGCTTATTGAGCATGCGTGTATGATGCGTGGAAAGTCGGTAAAATTTGTTACTGAAAACAAAACCGATACAGTGAAAGCGGTTTCTTCCTGTTGTGCTAAAAGTAAAGCGCTGAAAGAATCTAAAGGTACTATTTTCAAAAAGACCAGTTGCTGTAAAGAAAACCAGAAATTTGAAAAGCTGGATGTAACATCTTCTTTTTCCCAAATGCTAACTAAGTCATTCAAAGCGATGACGGACGGCGTTCTTTGGTCTTCAAAAGCTTTTGTTTTTATTATTTCGGAATGGATTCTTCCATCTTCATTTGAGTCTACCCGGGCTATATCATTTTCTTCGCTTTTTCATGGGCGAAGTATGCTCTCTTTTATACAGTCTTTTTTAATATAA
- a CDS encoding TonB-dependent receptor domain-containing protein: MTKYLAGILFFLISSSISAQRLTGSVNEQVAITKALKPITGANVYWSGTTHATSTDTSGKFTIPRITQTSLLIISFVGFRNDTIKIGSESDLQIVLRNDQTLNEVVVRGNSTSIDRLSPHQTEIITTRALAKAACCNLSESFETNASVSVSYSDAVTGAKQIQMLGLSGTYIQTNIENIPGLRGLASTFGLNFIPGTWIQSIDVGKGAGSVVNGYESMTGQINIELQKPDSREKLYLNTYVNSFGRAEANLNLAHQLNEKWSTALLTHGSTLQNRMDKNKDGFLDLPLYTQFNGINRWKYQSEKMMAQFGVKALYEDRLGGQNDFRREMKGTTQAYGFGSKVNRYEFFSKIARLFPDKPYKGLGFIVNAALHDSKSYFGLNNYNGKQETVYGNLIYQSIIGSTNHSYKTGISYLFDNYNEKYRDITMLRKESVPGAFFEYTYNNLDKFVLVAGGRVDFHNLYGTQWTPRLHLKYSLTSNTTLRASAGKGFRVANPLAEYYGNLVSVRTVVFLEKIRPEASWNYGASLTQEYKLGNMNGNLIIDYYRTNFQNQLVADLENPRYIRFYNLNGKAFANSFQAEVNLTPVKRFELKLAYRLFDVKQTVYGVNDESVLIPRMMVSRDRVLFNAGYALPYDKWKFDFTLQWNGKRRLPYMGMTSEDMGHEMAMPSGMSPSFYNLNAQITRTFPKWDIYLGGENLNNFRQRNPIMNADNAFEKGFDAGMAWGPVSGRMIYAGMRYKIVR, encoded by the coding sequence ATGACAAAATATCTGGCAGGAATATTATTTTTCCTGATTTCTTCTTCTATTTCAGCCCAGCGTTTAACCGGTTCGGTTAATGAACAGGTTGCAATTACCAAAGCCCTGAAACCGATTACCGGTGCCAATGTGTACTGGTCGGGCACTACACATGCTACGTCTACTGACACAAGCGGAAAATTCACTATCCCCAGGATTACACAGACAAGTTTACTGATTATCAGTTTTGTAGGTTTTAGGAATGATACGATTAAAATCGGATCGGAAAGTGATTTGCAAATTGTATTACGGAATGACCAGACCTTGAATGAAGTTGTAGTTCGAGGCAATTCCACGTCCATTGACCGGCTTTCCCCGCACCAGACTGAAATTATTACTACCCGTGCATTGGCCAAAGCGGCCTGCTGTAATTTATCTGAAAGTTTTGAAACCAATGCTTCCGTGTCCGTATCATACAGTGATGCGGTGACCGGAGCAAAGCAAATCCAGATGCTGGGTTTAAGCGGCACTTATATACAGACAAATATTGAAAATATACCCGGTTTACGCGGATTGGCTTCCACTTTTGGACTGAATTTTATTCCCGGAACCTGGATACAATCCATTGATGTGGGAAAAGGAGCCGGATCTGTTGTAAATGGCTACGAATCCATGACCGGGCAAATTAACATTGAACTGCAAAAGCCGGATTCACGCGAAAAACTGTATCTGAATACGTATGTCAATAGTTTTGGCAGGGCAGAGGCCAATCTGAATCTGGCTCACCAGCTCAATGAAAAATGGAGCACAGCATTGCTGACACACGGAAGTACGCTGCAAAACCGTATGGATAAAAATAAGGATGGATTTCTGGATTTGCCTTTATATACACAGTTCAACGGGATTAACCGGTGGAAATACCAGAGTGAAAAAATGATGGCGCAATTTGGTGTCAAAGCTTTGTACGAAGACAGGCTTGGCGGACAAAATGATTTCCGGCGTGAAATGAAAGGAACTACGCAAGCTTATGGATTTGGCTCAAAAGTGAACCGATATGAATTCTTTTCCAAAATAGCCAGGCTGTTTCCTGACAAACCGTACAAAGGATTAGGCTTTATCGTGAATGCCGCTTTACATGATTCCAAATCGTATTTTGGACTAAATAATTATAATGGCAAACAGGAAACAGTATACGGAAACCTGATATACCAATCTATTATTGGCAGCACGAACCATTCTTACAAAACGGGCATCAGTTATCTTTTTGATAATTATAATGAGAAATACAGGGATATAACGATGCTAAGAAAGGAATCCGTGCCGGGTGCGTTCTTTGAATACACGTATAATAATCTGGATAAATTTGTACTGGTGGCCGGTGGCAGAGTCGATTTTCATAATCTTTACGGAACCCAGTGGACGCCAAGATTGCACTTGAAATACAGTCTCACCAGTAATACTACACTTCGCGCTTCGGCAGGAAAAGGATTCAGGGTTGCTAATCCACTAGCAGAATATTACGGCAACTTGGTGAGTGTAAGAACGGTAGTTTTTCTTGAAAAAATTCGCCCCGAGGCTTCCTGGAATTATGGTGCAAGCCTGACACAAGAATATAAACTGGGAAACATGAACGGAAATCTGATCATTGATTATTACCGTACAAATTTCCAGAACCAGCTGGTAGCAGATTTGGAAAATCCCAGATACATCCGTTTTTATAATTTGAATGGGAAAGCATTTGCCAATAGTTTTCAGGCCGAAGTGAATCTGACTCCTGTTAAACGTTTTGAGCTGAAACTGGCTTACCGGTTGTTTGATGTAAAACAAACGGTTTATGGTGTGAATGACGAAAGTGTTTTGATCCCAAGAATGATGGTAAGCCGGGATCGTGTACTTTTTAACGCCGGATATGCTTTGCCTTATGATAAATGGAAATTTGATTTTACGCTGCAATGGAACGGAAAACGCCGCTTGCCTTACATGGGAATGACCAGTGAAGATATGGGCCACGAAATGGCTATGCCATCTGGTATGTCGCCATCGTTTTATAATCTGAATGCACAAATTACGCGTACTTTTCCAAAGTGGGATATTTATCTGGGTGGAGAAAACCTGAATAATTTTCGTCAGAGAAATCCGATCATGAATGCGGATAATGCATTTGAAAAAGGATTTGATGCCGGAATGGCATGGGGGCCTGTAAGCGGGCGAATGATTTACGCAGGAATGCGTTATAAGATAGTTAGATAA
- a CDS encoding helix-turn-helix transcriptional regulator: MRLHIKNMVCDRCKRVVGEELIRIGVTLTHIELGEVETTDMPDADKLKEIKSVLEQNGFELLDDRKEALVENIRTLVIEEIQYLKGHKPVQQNFSDYLAQKTGYEYSYISNLFSSETGQTIEQYIIAQKVEKIKEWLSYNELSLSEMAWRLSYSSPAHLSNQFKKVTGITPGEFKRSTLLPRKALDKVGK; the protein is encoded by the coding sequence ATGAGGCTGCATATAAAGAATATGGTTTGTGACCGGTGCAAGCGCGTGGTCGGAGAAGAACTTATCAGGATTGGTGTAACACTTACGCATATTGAGTTAGGTGAGGTGGAAACAACAGATATGCCCGATGCTGATAAACTGAAAGAGATCAAATCAGTTTTGGAACAAAACGGGTTTGAATTACTTGATGACCGGAAAGAAGCATTGGTCGAAAATATCAGGACTTTGGTCATTGAAGAAATCCAGTATTTGAAAGGTCACAAACCGGTACAGCAGAATTTTTCCGATTATCTGGCACAAAAAACCGGTTATGAATATTCATACATCAGTAACCTTTTTTCATCAGAAACAGGACAAACCATTGAACAGTACATCATCGCACAAAAGGTGGAGAAAATAAAGGAATGGCTGTCCTACAATGAATTATCACTGAGCGAAATGGCGTGGCGGCTGTCATATAGCAGTCCGGCTCATTTGAGTAACCAGTTCAAAAAAGTTACCGGAATTACACCCGGAGAATTTAAAAGGAGTACGCTTTTACCCAGAAAAGCCTTGGATAAAGTGGGCAAGTGA
- a CDS encoding heavy metal-binding domain-containing protein produces MKKLFFAFLIAFCAACSGNTDKSVKEDTPVKTELVATKEFACPMQCEGEKTYTKAGECPVCKMDLKEIALAETDSTTHKH; encoded by the coding sequence ATGAAAAAATTATTTTTTGCCTTTTTGATCGCTTTTTGTGCTGCATGTTCCGGGAATACTGATAAATCAGTGAAGGAAGACACGCCAGTAAAAACGGAATTAGTAGCTACAAAAGAATTTGCCTGTCCGATGCAGTGTGAAGGAGAAAAGACATATACAAAAGCAGGGGAATGTCCGGTTTGTAAAATGGATCTGAAGGAAATAGCATTGGCAGAAACCGATTCAACAACACACAAACATTGA
- a CDS encoding heavy-metal-associated domain-containing protein encodes MKSILIPFIASLLLIFNMAKAEDDKVVKIRTTAVCEMCKARIERTLGLSKGVKESNLDLKDKVVTVEYNPKKTTAEEIRATIINTGYDADDMLANQKAHDRLPNCCKKTVAPH; translated from the coding sequence ATGAAAAGTATACTGATCCCGTTTATTGCCTCATTGCTGTTGATATTCAACATGGCAAAAGCCGAAGACGACAAAGTAGTTAAAATCAGAACCACAGCGGTTTGTGAAATGTGCAAAGCACGCATTGAGCGTACTCTGGGGCTTTCAAAAGGAGTAAAAGAATCCAATCTCGATTTAAAAGACAAGGTGGTAACCGTAGAATACAATCCTAAAAAAACAACAGCCGAAGAGATCAGAGCAACGATTATTAATACCGGTTACGATGCAGACGATATGCTTGCCAATCAAAAGGCACACGATAGGTTACCAAACTGCTGTAAAAAAACGGTTGCACCTCACTGA